From Coffea arabica cultivar ET-39 chromosome 9c, Coffea Arabica ET-39 HiFi, whole genome shotgun sequence, one genomic window encodes:
- the LOC140014300 gene encoding protein CHROMATIN REMODELING 20-like isoform X4 has protein sequence MDEEKENRDEEQAEEIEEVSASSDSFIDDADDMNDDVSHPEQPLTEQEIEDLLNELIEVESKAAEAQEALEEESLAKVEAEVREELRQALAGDELENVAAEEMEIFKEDWENVLDELEKESANLLEQLDGAGIELPSLYKWIESQVPLGCCTEAWKTRTHWVGSQGTSDAKDSVAAAEKYLQIHRPVRRRHGKTLEEGASGFLGKKLAITAGSEVARDNMGTDWDKFAELCSDKSNLDGISFGSKEWASVYLASTPQQAAELGLNFPGVDEVEEISDVEDNSIDPFIADAIANEGDLSLTEEQKRNFRKVKDEDDAKVSRKLQSHLKRKRNIRRCKEEVLGKEVFAENGSLGCPVPSNLCSNHSLKKSSLENGYSPDGNLDDAFQMHETSSNVDVENLKSNADSVMVAQLRPCILVNSQDLNCSDDCDGLGCHNPNMDGSPPPRCYASRMVDICDLTNNGDKMTSSNFPLERQNKHFRCTACDKVSWEAHLHPLLKVSICLDCKNLMESKIQEDLDCSECYCGWCGQNSDLKSCRSCKNFFCAGCIKRNLGEKILLQVQKTGWQCCCCIPSMLQDLTLQLEKVVESDGLTDSSSDTDSDDSDANIDIVIGTKRRQQKKIRRILDDAELGEETKRKIAIEKERQERLKSLGAQISKRSSILKSTSCNWNSPERRTVEVLDDPLRGYIVNNVRDEGEDPIWIPPSISVKLKPHQLEGVRFMWENIIQSVKKVKSGDKGLGCILAHTMGLGKTFQVIAFLYAAMRSVDLGLRCVLIVTPVSVLHNWRIEFNKWQPSEVKPLRIYMLEDVPRERRAELLAKWRRKGGVFLIGYSAFRNLSLGKHIKDRHIARDICCALQDGPDILVCDEAHMIKNTRADVTQALKLVKCQRRIALTGSPLQNNLMEYYCMVDFVREGFLGSSHEFRNRFQNPIENGQHTNSTAEDVKIMNQRSHILYKQLKGFVQRMDMNVVKDDLPPKTVFVIAVKLSSLQKKLYKRFLDVHGFTKDKVLGEKMRKRCFFVGYQALAQIWNHPGVLQLMKEDKDSVRHEDVVENFGGDDSSSDENVDYNLIAGEKLGRNDNGYLHQDWWRDLLQENTYKEVDYGGKMVLLLDVLTLCSNMGDKALVFSQSLSTLDLIEFYLSKLPRPGKLGKCWKRGKDWYRLDGRTAGSERQKMVERFNEPSNRRVKCILISTRAGSLGINLHAANRVIIVDGSWNPTYDLQAIFRVWRYGQTKPVFAYRLLGHGTMEEKIYKRQVTKEGLAARVVDRQQVHRTISKEEMLHLFDFGDDENPDPLHELGQEKIDAADSHVSSNIGAVLKQKIPLTSGSTSSDKLMQTLIARHQPRWIAHYHEHETLLQENEEEKLSKEEQEMAWEVYRRTFEWEEVQRVSPDASRFDQPEKNNKFAHEQQTVPLEETSFDEKPARRNTVPSAPEINLESTTSRARNRMITRKCTNLSHLLTLRSQGTKMGCSTVCGECAREISWEELSKTSGK, from the exons ATGGACGAGGAAAAGGAAAACCGCGACGAAGAACAGGCGGAAGAAATTGAGGAGGTTTCGGCTTCTTCTGATTCATTCATCGATGATGCCGATGACATGAACGATGACGTTTCACATCCTGAG CAACCCCTGACTGAGCAAGAAATCGAAGACCTTCTCAATGAGCTTATAGAAGTTGAGAGCAAG gCTGCGGAGGCACAAGAAGCGCTAGAGGAAGAGTCGTTGGCAAAAGTGGAAGCTGAAGTTAGAGAAGAATTGCGGCAAGCTCTCGCCGGAGATGAA TTGGAGAATGTGGCGGCAGAAGAAATGGAGATTTTTAAGGAAGACTGGGAAAATGTTCTTGATGAGCTTGAGAAGGAGAGTGCTAACTTATTG GAACAACTTGATGGTGCTGGTATTGAACTCCCTAGTCTGTATAAATGGATTGAGAGTCAGgttccccttggttgctgtaCTGAAGCATGGAAAACAAGGACTCACTGGGTTGGATCTCAGGGTACCAGCGATGCTAAGGATTCAGTTGCGGCTGCTGAAAAGTATCTCCAAATCCACAGACCTGTAAGAAG ACGACATGGTAAAACTTTGGAGGAGGGTGCCAGCGGTTTTCTGGGGAAAAAACTTGCTATTACTGCTGGTTCTGAAGTCGCCAGAGATAACATGGGCACGGATTGGGACAAATTTGCTGAACTTTGCTCGGACAAGTCAAATTTGGATGGCATATCATTTGGCAGCAAGGAATGGGCTTCTGTTTACTTGGCCAGCACTCCTCAGCAGGCTGCTGAATTGGGCCTTAATTTTCCTGGAGTTGATGAG GTGGAGGAGATCAGTGACGTCGAGGACAATTCAATTGATCCATTTATTGCAGATGCCATTGCTAATGAAGGAGATTTAAGTCTCACTGAAGAACAAAAGAGAAATTTTAGGAAG GTTAAAGACGAAGATGATGCAAAGGTTAGCAGGAAGCTTCAGAGTCATTTGAAACGGAAAAGAAACATTAGAAGATGTAAGGAG GAGGTTCTAGGGAAAGAAGTTTTCGCAGAAAATGGAAGTTTAGGTTGTCCAGTTCCTTCAAATCTGTGCTCTAACCATTCTTTGAAGAAAAGTTCTCTTGAGAATGGCTATTCCCCTGATGGTAATCTTGACGATGCCTTTCAAATGCATGAAACATCAAGCAATGTGGATGTTGAGAACCTAAAATCTAATGCGGATTCAGTGATGGTTGCTCAGTTGCGTCCATGTATTTTAGTAAACTCTCAGGACTTGAACTGTTCAGATGACTGTGATGGATTAGGTTGTCATAATCCTAACATGGATGGATCTCCTCCTCCAAGATGCTATGCAAGCAGGATGGTGGATATATGTGACTTGACAAACAATGGAGATAAGATGACTTCCTCTAATTTCCCTCTTGAGAGACAGAACAAACATTTTCGATGCACAGCTTGTGATAAAGTTTCTTGGGAAGCACACTTACATCCTCTTTTGAAAGTATCTATATGTTTGGACTGCAAAAACTTAATGGAATCAAAGATACAGGAG GATCTTGACTGCTCTGAGTGCTATTGTGGATGGTGTGGCCAGAACAGTGACTTAAAAAGTTGTAGATCGTGCAAAAATTTTTTCTGTGCTGGCTGTATAAAACGGAACCTTGGAGAAAAGATTTTGTTACAAGTCCAGAAGACCGGTTGGCAGTGTTGCTGCTGCATTCCAAGTATGCTACAGGATTTAACCTTACAATTGGAAAAGGTTGTTGAATCTGATGGTCTGACAGATTCTAGTTCAGACACTGATTCAGATGATTCTGATGCCAATATTGACATAGTTATTGG CACTAAGAGAAGACAACAAAAGAAGATTCGGAGAATTCTTGATGATGCTGAGCTGGGAGAAGAGACTAAAAGGAAAATTGCAATTGAAAAG GAACGCCAAGAACGCCTTAAGTCATTGGGGGCACAAATCTCGAAGAGATCTTCCATCTTAAAATCTACAAGCTGTAATTGGAACTCACCAGAGCGCAGGACAGTTGAAGTGTTAGATGATCCTTTAAGGGGCTACATAGTTAATAATGTAAGAGATGAAGGTGAGGATCCCATATGGATTCCTCCCAGCATCTCAGTAAAATTGAAACCGCACCAG CTTGAGGGAGTTCGTTTTATGTGGGAGAACATCATTCAATCAGTAAAAAAAGTAAAATCAGGTGATAAGGGCCTTGGTTGCATACTAGCTCATACCATGGGTTTAGGCAAAACTTTCCAG GTTATTGCTTTCTTATATGCTGCAATGCGAAGTGTGGATTTGGGTTTGAGATGTGTGCTCATTGTGACACCTGTTAGTGTCCTGCATAATTGGCGGATTGAGTTTAACAAATGGCAACCATCTGAAGTGAAGCCTCTCCGAATCTACATGCTGGAAGATGTTCCAAG GGAACGAAGAGCTGAGTTGCTTGCTAAATGGAGACGAAAAGGTGGTGTCTTCTTGATTGGCTACTCTGCTTTTAGAAATTTGTCTCTTGGGAAGCATATCAAAGATCGCCATATAGCAAGGGATATTTGTTGTGCCCTCCAG GATGGACCAGATATACTTGTTTGTGATGAGGCTCACATGATCAAGAACACCAGGGCTGATGTGACTCAAGCCTTGAAGCTAGTCAAATGCCAAAGAAGGATTGCATTGACTGGATCACCTCTTCAGAACAATTTAATGGAGTACTACTGT ATGGTTGATTTTGTAAGAGAAGGATTTCTTGGTAGCAGCCATGAGTTCAGAAATCG CTTCCAAAATCCCATAGAAAATGGCCAACATACCAATTCTACAGCTGAAGATGTGAAGATTATGAATCAAAGATCTCATATTCTGTATAAACAACTAAAGGGATTTGTTCAGAGAATGGACATGAATGTTGTTAAAGATGATTTACCCCCCAAAACTGTTTTCGTAATAGCCGTGAAGCTCTCTTCTTTACAGAAAAAGTTGTACAAAAGATTTCTTGATGTGCATGGTTTCACAAAAGACAAGGTTCTTGGTGAAAAGATGAGGAAACGGTGCTTTTTTGTTGGGTACCAGGCCTTGGCTCAG ATATGGAACCATCCTGGAGTTTTGCAATTaatgaaagaagacaaagacTCTGTTAGACATGAGGATGTTGTTGAGAATTTTGGAGGCGATGACAGCTCATCTGATGAGAACGTAGATTATAATTTGATTGCTGGAG aAAAGCTGGGCAGAAATGATAATGGCTATCTTCATCAG GATTGGTGGAGAGATCTCCTTCAGGAGAATACCTATAAGGAGGTTGACTATGGTGGGAAAATGGTCCTGCTACTTGATGTTCTGACGTTGTGCTCTAATATGGGAGACAAGGCATTGGTGTTTAGTCAGAGCTTGTCAACTTTGGATCTAATTGAGTTTTATCTTTCGAAATTACCTCGTCCAGGGAAACTTGGGAAATGTTGGAAACGAGGAAAAGACTGGTACAG GCTAGATGGAAGAACGGCGGGCTCTGAAAGGCAGAAAATGGTGGAGAGGTTTAATGAGCCGTCGAACAGAAGGGTTAAGTGCATTTTGATATCAACTAGAGCTGGATCGTTGGGTATCAATCTTCATGCTGCTAATCGTGTAATTATAGTTGATGGCTCATGGAATCCAACCTATGATCTTCAGGCTATATTTCGGGTTTGGAG GTATGGGCAGACGAAGCCAGTCTTTGCTTATCGATTGCTGGGTCATGGAACAATGGAGGAGAAAATCTACAAGCGTCAG GTGACCAAGGAAGGACTTGCTGCAAGGGTGGTTGACCGGCAGCAAGTACATAGAACTATATCAAAGGAGGAAATGTTGCATCTTTTTGACTTTGGTGATGATGAAAACCCTGATCCGCTGCATGAGTTAGGACAAGAGAAAATAGATGCAGCTGATTCTCATGTAAGCAGTAATATTGGAGCAGTTTTAAAGCAGAAAATTCCTTTAACTTCTGGAAGCACATCCTCAGATAAATTGATGCAGACCTTGATTGCCAGGCATCAACCAAG ATGGATTGCACATTATCATGAACATGAAACTCTCTTGCAAGAGAATGAAGAGGAAAAGCTGTCAAAAGAGGAACAAGAGATGGCTTGGGAAGTATACAGGAGAACTTTTGAATGGGAGGAAGTGCAACGAGTTTCACCTGATGCATCTAGATTTGATCAGCCAGAGAAGAATAACAAATTTGCACATGAGCAGCAGACAGTACCTCTCGAGGAAACTTCATTTGATGAAAAACCAGCTCGCAGAAACACAGTTCCCTCTGCTCCTGAAATCAATCTTGAATCCACAACTTCACGCGCAAGAAACCGGATGATTACGAGAAAATGTACAAATCTCTCCCATCTGCTGACACTTCGAAGTCAGGGCACAAAAATGGGTTGCAGCACTGTCTGTGGAGAATGCGCACGGGAAATTAGTTGGGAGGAGCTCAGCAAGACATCAGGAAAGTGA
- the LOC140014300 gene encoding protein CHROMATIN REMODELING 20-like isoform X7, whose amino-acid sequence MNWRMWRQKKWRFLRKTGKMFLMSLRRRVLTYWNNLMVLVLNSLVCINGLRVRFPLVAVLKHGKQGLTGLDLRVPAMLRIQLRLLKNSYTLDRRHGKTLEEGASGFLGKKLAITAGSEVARDNMGTDWDKFAELCSDKSNLDGISFGSKEWASVYLASTPQQAAELGLNFPGVDERRGWGLILGFLLRLLHLTIPLGDFEYHQFGVEEISDVEDNSIDPFIADAIANEGDLSLTEEQKRNFRKVKDEDDAKVSRKLQSHLKRKRNIRRCKEEVLGKEVFAENGSLGCPVPSNLCSNHSLKKSSLENGYSPDGNLDDAFQMHETSSNVDVENLKSNADSVMVAQLRPCILVNSQDLNCSDDCDGLGCHNPNMDGSPPPRCYASRMVDICDLTNNGDKMTSSNFPLERQNKHFRCTACDKVSWEAHLHPLLKVSICLDCKNLMESKIQEDLDCSECYCGWCGQNSDLKSCRSCKNFFCAGCIKRNLGEKILLQVQKTGWQCCCCIPSMLQDLTLQLEKVVESDGLTDSSSDTDSDDSDANIDIVIGTKRRQQKKIRRILDDAELGEETKRKIAIEKERQERLKSLGAQISKRSSILKSTSCNWNSPERRTVEVLDDPLRGYIVNNVRDEGEDPIWIPPSISVKLKPHQLEGVRFMWENIIQSVKKVKSGDKGLGCILAHTMGLGKTFQVIAFLYAAMRSVDLGLRCVLIVTPVSVLHNWRIEFNKWQPSEVKPLRIYMLEDVPRERRAELLAKWRRKGGVFLIGYSAFRNLSLGKHIKDRHIARDICCALQDGPDILVCDEAHMIKNTRADVTQALKLVKCQRRIALTGSPLQNNLMEYYCMVDFVREGFLGSSHEFRNRFQNPIENGQHTNSTAEDVKIMNQRSHILYKQLKGFVQRMDMNVVKDDLPPKTVFVIAVKLSSLQKKLYKRFLDVHGFTKDKVLGEKMRKRCFFVGYQALAQIWNHPGVLQLMKEDKDSVRHEDVVENFGGDDSSSDENVDYNLIAGEKLGRNDNGYLHQDWWRDLLQENTYKEVDYGGKMVLLLDVLTLCSNMGDKALVFSQSLSTLDLIEFYLSKLPRPGKLGKCWKRGKDWYRLDGRTAGSERQKMVERFNEPSNRRVKCILISTRAGSLGINLHAANRVIIVDGSWNPTYDLQAIFRVWRYGQTKPVFAYRLLGHGTMEEKIYKRQVTKEGLAARVVDRQQVHRTISKEEMLHLFDFGDDENPDPLHELGQEKIDAADSHVSSNIGAVLKQKIPLTSGSTSSDKLMQTLIARHQPRWIAHYHEHETLLQENEEEKLSKEEQEMAWEVYRRTFEWEEVQRVSPDASRFDQPEKNNKFAHEQQTVPLEETSFDEKPARRNTVPSAPEINLESTTSRARNRMITRKCTNLSHLLTLRSQGTKMGCSTVCGECAREISWEELSKTSGK is encoded by the exons ATGAA TTGGAGAATGTGGCGGCAGAAGAAATGGAGATTTTTAAGGAAGACTGGGAAAATGTTCTTGATGAGCTTGAGAAGGAGAGTGCTAACTTATTG GAACAACTTGATGGTGCTGGTATTGAACTCCCTAGTCTGTATAAATGGATTGAGAGTCAGgttccccttggttgctgtaCTGAAGCATGGAAAACAAGGACTCACTGGGTTGGATCTCAGGGTACCAGCGATGCTAAGGATTCAGTTGCGGCTGCTGAAAA ATTCCTATACCTTGGACAGACGACATGGTAAAACTTTGGAGGAGGGTGCCAGCGGTTTTCTGGGGAAAAAACTTGCTATTACTGCTGGTTCTGAAGTCGCCAGAGATAACATGGGCACGGATTGGGACAAATTTGCTGAACTTTGCTCGGACAAGTCAAATTTGGATGGCATATCATTTGGCAGCAAGGAATGGGCTTCTGTTTACTTGGCCAGCACTCCTCAGCAGGCTGCTGAATTGGGCCTTAATTTTCCTGGAGTTGATGAG AGGAGAGGGTGGGGGTTGATCTTAGGCTTTCTACTGAGACTCCTTCATCTGACCATCCCCCTTGGAGATTTTGAATATCATCAATTTGGG GTGGAGGAGATCAGTGACGTCGAGGACAATTCAATTGATCCATTTATTGCAGATGCCATTGCTAATGAAGGAGATTTAAGTCTCACTGAAGAACAAAAGAGAAATTTTAGGAAG GTTAAAGACGAAGATGATGCAAAGGTTAGCAGGAAGCTTCAGAGTCATTTGAAACGGAAAAGAAACATTAGAAGATGTAAGGAG GAGGTTCTAGGGAAAGAAGTTTTCGCAGAAAATGGAAGTTTAGGTTGTCCAGTTCCTTCAAATCTGTGCTCTAACCATTCTTTGAAGAAAAGTTCTCTTGAGAATGGCTATTCCCCTGATGGTAATCTTGACGATGCCTTTCAAATGCATGAAACATCAAGCAATGTGGATGTTGAGAACCTAAAATCTAATGCGGATTCAGTGATGGTTGCTCAGTTGCGTCCATGTATTTTAGTAAACTCTCAGGACTTGAACTGTTCAGATGACTGTGATGGATTAGGTTGTCATAATCCTAACATGGATGGATCTCCTCCTCCAAGATGCTATGCAAGCAGGATGGTGGATATATGTGACTTGACAAACAATGGAGATAAGATGACTTCCTCTAATTTCCCTCTTGAGAGACAGAACAAACATTTTCGATGCACAGCTTGTGATAAAGTTTCTTGGGAAGCACACTTACATCCTCTTTTGAAAGTATCTATATGTTTGGACTGCAAAAACTTAATGGAATCAAAGATACAGGAG GATCTTGACTGCTCTGAGTGCTATTGTGGATGGTGTGGCCAGAACAGTGACTTAAAAAGTTGTAGATCGTGCAAAAATTTTTTCTGTGCTGGCTGTATAAAACGGAACCTTGGAGAAAAGATTTTGTTACAAGTCCAGAAGACCGGTTGGCAGTGTTGCTGCTGCATTCCAAGTATGCTACAGGATTTAACCTTACAATTGGAAAAGGTTGTTGAATCTGATGGTCTGACAGATTCTAGTTCAGACACTGATTCAGATGATTCTGATGCCAATATTGACATAGTTATTGG CACTAAGAGAAGACAACAAAAGAAGATTCGGAGAATTCTTGATGATGCTGAGCTGGGAGAAGAGACTAAAAGGAAAATTGCAATTGAAAAG GAACGCCAAGAACGCCTTAAGTCATTGGGGGCACAAATCTCGAAGAGATCTTCCATCTTAAAATCTACAAGCTGTAATTGGAACTCACCAGAGCGCAGGACAGTTGAAGTGTTAGATGATCCTTTAAGGGGCTACATAGTTAATAATGTAAGAGATGAAGGTGAGGATCCCATATGGATTCCTCCCAGCATCTCAGTAAAATTGAAACCGCACCAG CTTGAGGGAGTTCGTTTTATGTGGGAGAACATCATTCAATCAGTAAAAAAAGTAAAATCAGGTGATAAGGGCCTTGGTTGCATACTAGCTCATACCATGGGTTTAGGCAAAACTTTCCAG GTTATTGCTTTCTTATATGCTGCAATGCGAAGTGTGGATTTGGGTTTGAGATGTGTGCTCATTGTGACACCTGTTAGTGTCCTGCATAATTGGCGGATTGAGTTTAACAAATGGCAACCATCTGAAGTGAAGCCTCTCCGAATCTACATGCTGGAAGATGTTCCAAG GGAACGAAGAGCTGAGTTGCTTGCTAAATGGAGACGAAAAGGTGGTGTCTTCTTGATTGGCTACTCTGCTTTTAGAAATTTGTCTCTTGGGAAGCATATCAAAGATCGCCATATAGCAAGGGATATTTGTTGTGCCCTCCAG GATGGACCAGATATACTTGTTTGTGATGAGGCTCACATGATCAAGAACACCAGGGCTGATGTGACTCAAGCCTTGAAGCTAGTCAAATGCCAAAGAAGGATTGCATTGACTGGATCACCTCTTCAGAACAATTTAATGGAGTACTACTGT ATGGTTGATTTTGTAAGAGAAGGATTTCTTGGTAGCAGCCATGAGTTCAGAAATCG CTTCCAAAATCCCATAGAAAATGGCCAACATACCAATTCTACAGCTGAAGATGTGAAGATTATGAATCAAAGATCTCATATTCTGTATAAACAACTAAAGGGATTTGTTCAGAGAATGGACATGAATGTTGTTAAAGATGATTTACCCCCCAAAACTGTTTTCGTAATAGCCGTGAAGCTCTCTTCTTTACAGAAAAAGTTGTACAAAAGATTTCTTGATGTGCATGGTTTCACAAAAGACAAGGTTCTTGGTGAAAAGATGAGGAAACGGTGCTTTTTTGTTGGGTACCAGGCCTTGGCTCAG ATATGGAACCATCCTGGAGTTTTGCAATTaatgaaagaagacaaagacTCTGTTAGACATGAGGATGTTGTTGAGAATTTTGGAGGCGATGACAGCTCATCTGATGAGAACGTAGATTATAATTTGATTGCTGGAG aAAAGCTGGGCAGAAATGATAATGGCTATCTTCATCAG GATTGGTGGAGAGATCTCCTTCAGGAGAATACCTATAAGGAGGTTGACTATGGTGGGAAAATGGTCCTGCTACTTGATGTTCTGACGTTGTGCTCTAATATGGGAGACAAGGCATTGGTGTTTAGTCAGAGCTTGTCAACTTTGGATCTAATTGAGTTTTATCTTTCGAAATTACCTCGTCCAGGGAAACTTGGGAAATGTTGGAAACGAGGAAAAGACTGGTACAG GCTAGATGGAAGAACGGCGGGCTCTGAAAGGCAGAAAATGGTGGAGAGGTTTAATGAGCCGTCGAACAGAAGGGTTAAGTGCATTTTGATATCAACTAGAGCTGGATCGTTGGGTATCAATCTTCATGCTGCTAATCGTGTAATTATAGTTGATGGCTCATGGAATCCAACCTATGATCTTCAGGCTATATTTCGGGTTTGGAG GTATGGGCAGACGAAGCCAGTCTTTGCTTATCGATTGCTGGGTCATGGAACAATGGAGGAGAAAATCTACAAGCGTCAG GTGACCAAGGAAGGACTTGCTGCAAGGGTGGTTGACCGGCAGCAAGTACATAGAACTATATCAAAGGAGGAAATGTTGCATCTTTTTGACTTTGGTGATGATGAAAACCCTGATCCGCTGCATGAGTTAGGACAAGAGAAAATAGATGCAGCTGATTCTCATGTAAGCAGTAATATTGGAGCAGTTTTAAAGCAGAAAATTCCTTTAACTTCTGGAAGCACATCCTCAGATAAATTGATGCAGACCTTGATTGCCAGGCATCAACCAAG ATGGATTGCACATTATCATGAACATGAAACTCTCTTGCAAGAGAATGAAGAGGAAAAGCTGTCAAAAGAGGAACAAGAGATGGCTTGGGAAGTATACAGGAGAACTTTTGAATGGGAGGAAGTGCAACGAGTTTCACCTGATGCATCTAGATTTGATCAGCCAGAGAAGAATAACAAATTTGCACATGAGCAGCAGACAGTACCTCTCGAGGAAACTTCATTTGATGAAAAACCAGCTCGCAGAAACACAGTTCCCTCTGCTCCTGAAATCAATCTTGAATCCACAACTTCACGCGCAAGAAACCGGATGATTACGAGAAAATGTACAAATCTCTCCCATCTGCTGACACTTCGAAGTCAGGGCACAAAAATGGGTTGCAGCACTGTCTGTGGAGAATGCGCACGGGAAATTAGTTGGGAGGAGCTCAGCAAGACATCAGGAAAGTGA